Proteins from a genomic interval of Paenibacillus sp. FSL H8-0048:
- a CDS encoding HD-GYP domain-containing protein, producing the protein MKKQIRNYIFGSTVAVLAVGSLLMLSSLEISRVEYYRLLLVLLCSFVIMASLEITVFLRQIRPIRAALVQKNAALSMLEEAYLHTHQLPQRAIQRIMGPHLLGLSVPALLLTFWMIHAGWVTFPYFYLILAMCCAVLVACMHSLIEFFLTCTSIIPLIKEFRNRALEQYGVDFSLEGHVFVPIRPKFLVSCMLIGTFPLFLFIMATHIRMNGEGDSIVVVGLQSYWAWAGMVLLIGTLFSSIAAWLLTNSVQHPIHELYQAMNQVKDGNLVQVQDEYSDEFSKLVAGFNMMVRGLQAREQQSRQLLDSYFSTLAVALDARDSYTAGHSLRVAEYSVIIGQLAGLRGQELDDLRKSALLHDIGKIGVRDSILFKEEALTDEEFLQIQSHTVLGENILRQIEPADKMAPFLGGVRSHHERYDGNGYPDGLAGTDIPLHGRIIAVADAYDAMTSNRPYRKGMDHERALGILEQGRGSQWDPEFAGLFLGYFGRKPEAPKDPHPVQAG; encoded by the coding sequence TTGAAGAAACAGATCCGGAACTATATCTTCGGTTCAACTGTAGCGGTACTAGCAGTCGGGAGTCTGCTTATGTTATCTTCCCTGGAGATCAGCCGGGTTGAATATTACCGGCTCCTGCTGGTGCTTCTTTGTTCCTTTGTGATTATGGCATCCCTAGAGATTACTGTCTTTCTCAGACAGATCAGACCTATACGGGCTGCGCTGGTTCAGAAGAATGCTGCGCTATCGATGCTGGAAGAAGCATATCTGCACACGCACCAGCTGCCCCAACGGGCCATTCAGCGAATCATGGGGCCGCATCTGCTCGGATTATCCGTTCCGGCTCTGCTGCTGACCTTCTGGATGATTCATGCCGGCTGGGTTACGTTCCCTTATTTCTATCTGATCCTGGCCATGTGCTGCGCTGTGCTTGTGGCCTGCATGCATTCCCTGATTGAATTCTTCCTGACCTGCACCTCCATTATTCCGCTGATCAAGGAGTTCAGGAACCGTGCGCTGGAGCAGTACGGTGTGGATTTTTCCCTGGAGGGCCATGTGTTTGTGCCGATACGCCCCAAATTCCTGGTGAGCTGTATGCTGATCGGCACCTTCCCGCTGTTCCTGTTTATTATGGCGACACATATCCGTATGAACGGTGAGGGGGATTCGATAGTCGTCGTCGGACTTCAGAGCTACTGGGCCTGGGCAGGGATGGTGCTGCTGATTGGCACGCTGTTCTCCTCCATTGCGGCCTGGCTGCTGACGAACAGTGTACAGCATCCGATCCATGAGCTGTATCAGGCGATGAACCAGGTGAAGGACGGCAATCTGGTCCAGGTGCAGGATGAGTACTCCGATGAGTTCTCGAAGCTGGTGGCAGGCTTTAACATGATGGTCCGCGGGCTGCAGGCACGGGAACAGCAGAGCCGCCAACTGCTGGACAGCTACTTCTCCACCCTTGCCGTGGCGCTGGATGCCCGCGATTCATATACGGCAGGACACTCGCTCCGTGTAGCGGAGTATTCGGTGATTATCGGCCAGCTGGCCGGCCTAAGGGGGCAGGAGCTGGATGATCTGCGCAAGTCAGCCCTGCTGCACGACATTGGTAAAATCGGTGTGAGAGACAGCATCCTGTTCAAGGAAGAAGCCCTAACGGATGAGGAATTCCTCCAGATTCAGAGCCATACAGTGCTGGGGGAAAATATTCTGCGGCAGATTGAACCGGCGGACAAAATGGCCCCCTTTCTCGGCGGCGTCCGCTCGCATCATGAGCGTTATGACGGCAACGGCTACCCGGATGGTCTTGCCGGTACGGATATTCCCCTGCATGGCCGGATCATTGCGGTAGCAGATGCTTATGATGCAATGACATCCAACCGGCCTTACCGGAAAGGGATGGACCATGAACGGGCGCTCGGCATTTTGGAGCAGGGCAGGGGCAGCCAATGGGACCCTGAATTCGCCGGATTATTCCTGGGGTACTTCGGCCGGAAGCCGGAAGCTCCTAAAGACCCTCATCCCGTCCAAGCCGGGTAA
- a CDS encoding Gx transporter family protein encodes MAMSSSESATALKRTVIIAIFAAVAVVLSIVEAQIPLAGVGLMPGAKLGFANIMILTCIYFLRGRDVLVLVILKTLLTAFLLGTLSSLLFSLFGSLFSFIVMFALVKLGRKKFSVIGISIAGGLAHNTGQLLAASFVFNSTSIFYYLPVLLITGIITGIAVGFAVRYVVDSLSKISLFEEFLNGPGH; translated from the coding sequence ATGGCTATGTCCAGTAGTGAATCGGCTACAGCGCTGAAGCGGACCGTAATTATTGCTATATTCGCTGCCGTTGCTGTGGTGCTGAGTATTGTGGAGGCGCAGATCCCGCTGGCCGGTGTGGGGCTGATGCCCGGGGCGAAGCTGGGCTTCGCCAATATTATGATTTTGACCTGTATTTACTTTTTGCGCGGACGCGATGTTCTGGTGCTGGTGATCCTGAAGACGCTGCTGACCGCCTTCCTGCTCGGCACGCTGTCCAGCCTGTTGTTCAGCCTGTTCGGTTCCCTGTTCAGCTTCATTGTGATGTTCGCGCTGGTGAAGCTCGGCCGCAAGAAGTTCAGTGTGATCGGCATCAGTATTGCGGGCGGACTGGCTCATAATACAGGACAGCTTCTGGCAGCCTCGTTCGTATTTAATTCAACCAGTATTTTCTATTACCTGCCGGTTCTGCTGATTACCGGTATTATTACAGGCATTGCTGTCGGCTTCGCCGTCCGGTATGTGGTTGACTCGCTATCCAAAATATCCTTGTTTGAAGAGTTCCTGAACGGACCGGGTCACTAG
- a CDS encoding NusG domain II-containing protein, giving the protein MKRADVLLISIVLIAALAFLVPRWLSNDADKGGPGKELKANITVDGKLFKTITLTKEEQTIEVRTERGYNILKVHDYGVEMFDADCPDKVCLGFGFITLPKQTIVCLPHRVLVEIASAAGEDEVDGYVQ; this is encoded by the coding sequence ATGAAACGCGCAGATGTGCTGCTGATTTCTATCGTTCTGATTGCTGCGCTCGCTTTTCTCGTGCCAAGATGGCTGTCAAACGATGCTGATAAAGGTGGGCCAGGCAAAGAACTCAAGGCCAATATAACAGTAGATGGTAAGTTATTCAAAACGATAACCCTGACCAAAGAAGAGCAGACTATTGAGGTCCGCACCGAGCGGGGCTATAACATTCTGAAGGTGCATGATTACGGGGTTGAGATGTTTGATGCGGATTGTCCGGATAAGGTATGTCTGGGCTTCGGCTTCATCACACTGCCCAAGCAGACGATTGTCTGTCTTCCGCACCGGGTATTGGTTGAGATTGCAAGTGCGGCCGGGGAGGATGAAGTAGATGGCTATGTCCAGTAG
- a CDS encoding alpha/beta hydrolase, whose protein sequence is MITLLVVLIVAAAGVGYAGFYFYGVAIKRAPKEFLAKTPDLKIDPPPVAGASWGEGAEWVSRQTFREVELVSEDGLKLQGYYLASERAAGRTVIVAHGYSGKAKDMGATAKNYYENLGYNVLLPDARGHGRSEGDYIGFGWPERRDYLKWIGFVLQENGPDAQIVLHGVSMGGATVLMTSGEELPPQVKAIVADCGYTSVKAQLSYQLKRMYHLPSFPFVPVASLVTRMKAGYSFGEASALKQVRKARVPILFIHGDADKFVPYAMMNELYEACRSPREQLVVHGAGHGLSYDTDKSTYIRTVGEFVERYVHSPAAAESVK, encoded by the coding sequence ATGATAACCCTGCTTGTGGTGCTGATCGTGGCGGCCGCAGGGGTGGGATATGCCGGCTTCTATTTTTATGGAGTAGCCATTAAGCGGGCCCCTAAGGAATTCCTGGCTAAGACCCCGGACCTTAAGATAGATCCGCCGCCGGTGGCTGGAGCCTCGTGGGGAGAAGGGGCGGAGTGGGTGTCCCGGCAGACCTTCCGTGAGGTGGAGCTGGTGTCTGAGGATGGGCTCAAGCTGCAAGGCTATTATCTGGCGTCAGAGCGTGCTGCCGGACGGACGGTCATTGTTGCCCACGGGTATTCCGGGAAGGCCAAGGATATGGGGGCGACGGCTAAAAACTATTATGAGAACCTGGGGTACAATGTGCTGCTGCCTGATGCCAGAGGACACGGGCGGAGCGAGGGGGATTATATCGGCTTTGGCTGGCCGGAGCGCCGGGATTATCTGAAATGGATCGGATTTGTCCTGCAGGAGAACGGTCCGGATGCACAAATCGTGCTGCATGGCGTATCTATGGGCGGAGCCACGGTGCTGATGACGTCCGGCGAGGAGCTTCCCCCGCAGGTTAAGGCGATTGTCGCAGATTGCGGCTATACCTCGGTTAAGGCGCAGCTGTCCTATCAGCTGAAGCGGATGTACCATCTGCCCAGCTTTCCGTTTGTGCCGGTTGCCAGTCTGGTGACCCGGATGAAGGCAGGTTATTCCTTTGGAGAGGCGTCTGCGCTGAAGCAGGTTCGCAAGGCCAGGGTGCCGATTCTGTTCATCCACGGGGATGCGGATAAGTTCGTGCCTTATGCGATGATGAATGAGCTGTATGAGGCCTGCCGGAGTCCGAGGGAGCAACTGGTGGTGCATGGAGCGGGGCATGGCCTATCCTATGATACGGATAAAAGCACATATATCCGCACAGTAGGCGAATTCGTAGAACGCTATGTACACAGCCCGGCTGCCGCTGAATCTGTAAAATAA
- a CDS encoding choice-of-anchor A family protein translates to MKKRVRKTAAIIMAGLLTLSSAFTWGTDVRAASGVPYTPTPVLGVAGNFNAFIFGDFVQGNDQIEGRLAAAGNITLTGGYGVARAYRDAAPTDVLVAGKDFVHSGSGEIYGNVVFGNSFTANEPSVSIKGGKKNASPIDFAAEQQMLISRSTEYGALAGTNEIGDNHYGQLTINAPDAFNVVHLDAATLAKTNYIQFNIAPNATLIINISGSTVNVPSFAMNNGRASQVLFNFYEASEVNIEYTSFYGTILAPRADIHYKGAELYGTLIAKSFSGGVEMHLGMYEGEGPPPSPTPTVTPTPTVTPTPTVTPTPTVKPTPTVTPTPTVKPTPMVTPTPTVTPTPTVTPTPTVTPTVTPTPTVKPTPTPTVKPTPTIKPSPTPLCTPTPKPTVKPTPTPTVKPTPTPTVKPTPTPTVKPTPTPTVKPTPTPTVKPTPTPTVKPTPTPTVKPTPTPTVKPTPTPTVKPTPTPTVKPTPTPTVKPTPTPTVKPTPTPTVKPTPTPTVKPTPTPTAVPTPTPTAVPTPTPTAVPTPTPTAVPTPTPTAVPTPTPTAVPTPTPTAVPTPTPTAVPTPTPTAEPTPTPTAVPTPTPTAGPTPTPTAVSTPTPTAVPTPTPTAEPTPTPTAVPTPTPTAVPTPTPTAVPTPTPTAGPTPTPTAEPTPTPTAVPTPTPTAVPTPTPTAGPTPTPTAVPTPTPTAGPTPTPTAEPTPTPTAEPTPTPTAVPTPTPTVEPTPTPTAEPTPTPTAEPTPTPTAEPTPTPTAEPTPTPTAEPTPTPTAEPTPTATPTAEPTPTPTAVPTPTPTAEPTPTPTAEPTPTPTAEPTPTPTAEPTPTPTAEPTPTPTAEPTPTPTATPTPTATPTATPTATPTATPTPTATPTATPTATPTATPTATPTPTATPTATPTPTATPTADSTPVTTPAPTSPPFSFPPVPTPTPIIGFIVSNDVAVNDDPLPLGPVVAPTATTVPAPTPTPAVAVEPIAATPAPTPSAEPAPDVVLIDDEVPLGGVPVDGTLPKTGESSPAPYYFAGLALAGLGLILRRTTRNSKRK, encoded by the coding sequence GGGATGCTGCTCCGACGGATGTACTTGTGGCCGGTAAGGATTTTGTACATTCGGGCAGCGGAGAGATCTATGGAAATGTGGTATTTGGGAATAGCTTTACAGCCAATGAGCCTAGTGTCAGCATTAAAGGCGGGAAGAAAAATGCCAGCCCGATTGATTTTGCAGCCGAGCAGCAGATGCTGATCTCCCGATCCACAGAGTATGGAGCCTTAGCCGGCACGAATGAGATTGGCGATAATCATTATGGGCAGCTTACAATCAATGCACCGGATGCCTTCAATGTCGTTCATCTGGATGCCGCTACTCTGGCAAAAACGAATTACATCCAATTCAATATTGCCCCGAACGCAACGTTGATTATTAATATTAGCGGGTCTACAGTCAATGTGCCAAGTTTTGCAATGAATAATGGCAGGGCCAGTCAAGTATTGTTCAACTTTTACGAGGCTTCTGAGGTGAATATCGAGTATACGTCCTTCTACGGGACGATTCTCGCACCCAGAGCGGATATTCATTATAAGGGAGCAGAGCTGTACGGGACCCTGATTGCAAAATCTTTTAGCGGCGGTGTTGAGATGCACCTTGGAATGTACGAGGGAGAGGGGCCGCCGCCGAGTCCGACGCCGACCGTAACGCCGACACCCACAGTGACACCAACGCCGACGGTAACGCCAACACCCACAGTGAAACCAACACCAACGGTAACGCCGACACCCACAGTGAAACCAACGCCGATGGTAACACCAACACCAACAGTGACACCAACACCAACGGTAACGCCAACACCCACAGTGACACCAACGGTAACGCCAACACCTACAGTAAAACCAACACCGACTCCAACTGTGAAGCCTACACCGACTATAAAACCTTCACCTACACCTCTGTGCACCCCAACTCCAAAGCCAACCGTGAAGCCGACGCCAACGCCGACCGTGAAGCCGACGCCAACGCCGACTGTGAAGCCGACGCCAACGCCGACTGTGAAGCCGACACCAACGCCGACTGTGAAGCCGACGCCAACACCAACAGTGAAGCCGACGCCAACGCCGACTGTGAAGCCGACACCAACGCCGACTGTGAAGCCGACGCCAACGCCGACCGTGAAGCCGACGCCAACACCGACAGTGAAGCCGACGCCAACGCCGACAGTGAAGCCGACGCCAACGCCGACAGTGAAGCCGACGCCAACGCCGACCGTGAAGCCGACACCAACGCCAACAGTGAAGCCGACACCAACGCCGACAGTGAAGCCGACGCCAACGCCAACGGCAGTGCCAACACCGACGCCAACGGCAGTGCCAACACCGACGCCAACAGCAGTACCGACACCGACGCCAACGGCAGTGCCAACACCGACGCCAACGGCAGTGCCAACACCGACGCCGACAGCAGTACCGACACCAACGCCAACGGCAGTACCAACACCGACGCCGACAGCAGTACCAACACCGACGCCGACAGCAGAGCCGACACCAACGCCAACGGCAGTGCCAACACCGACGCCAACGGCAGGACCGACACCAACGCCGACAGCAGTGTCAACACCGACACCAACGGCAGTACCGACACCGACACCAACGGCAGAGCCAACACCGACGCCAACGGCAGTGCCAACACCGACGCCAACGGCAGTACCAACACCAACGCCAACGGCAGTACCAACACCAACGCCAACGGCAGGACCGACACCAACGCCGACAGCAGAGCCGACACCAACGCCAACGGCAGTGCCAACACCGACGCCAACGGCAGTACCAACACCAACGCCAACGGCAGGACCGACACCGACACCAACGGCAGTACCGACACCGACACCAACGGCAGGACCGACACCGACGCCAACAGCAGAGCCGACACCAACGCCAACAGCAGAGCCGACACCGACGCCAACGGCAGTGCCAACACCAACGCCAACAGTAGAGCCGACACCGACACCAACGGCAGAGCCGACACCAACGCCAACAGCAGAGCCAACACCGACGCCAACAGCAGAGCCGACACCGACACCAACGGCAGAGCCAACACCGACGCCAACGGCAGAGCCGACACCAACGCCAACAGCAGAGCCAACACCGACAGCAACGCCAACAGCAGAGCCAACACCGACACCAACGGCAGTGCCAACACCAACGCCAACGGCAGAGCCAACACCAACGCCAACAGCAGAGCCGACACCGACACCAACGGCAGAGCCAACACCGACGCCAACAGCAGAGCCGACACCGACACCAACGGCAGAGCCAACACCGACGCCAACGGCAGAGCCGACACCAACGCCAACAGCAACGCCAACACCGACAGCAACGCCAACAGCAACACCGACAGCAACGCCAACAGCAACACCGACACCTACAGCAACGCCAACAGCAACACCGACAGCAACGCCAACAGCAACGCCAACAGCAACACCGACACCTACAGCAACGCCAACAGCAACACCGACACCGACAGCAACACCGACAGCAGATTCAACACCAGTAACAACGCCAGCGCCAACATCGCCGCCGTTCAGTTTCCCTCCAGTGCCTACGCCGACTCCGATTATCGGATTTATCGTGAGCAATGATGTGGCTGTGAATGATGATCCGCTACCGCTGGGACCTGTGGTTGCTCCAACAGCAACAACAGTACCGGCACCAACGCCGACACCTGCTGTTGCGGTTGAGCCAATAGCAGCAACACCGGCGCCAACGCCGTCAGCGGAACCGGCACCCGATGTAGTCCTTATTGATGATGAAGTTCCTCTAGGCGGTGTGCCTGTGGATGGAACCTTGCCGAAGACGGGCGAATCCAGTCCTGCCCCTTATTACTTTGCCGGTTTGGCACTCGCGGGTCTGGGCTTGATTCTTAGAAGAACCACCAGAAACAGCAAGCGTAAGTGA